One window from the genome of Cyclobacterium amurskyense encodes:
- a CDS encoding potassium/proton antiporter, protein MNITIENIILIGSILLLISIIVGKPSYRFGIPTLLLFLTIGMLAGSEGIGGIYFDNPEIAQFIGIVSLNFILFSGGLDTRWPSVKPVLKEGIALSTMGVLLTALGLGYFVHLITDFTLFESLLLGAIVSSTDAAAVFSILRGKNLALKKNLRPTLELESGSNDPMAYVLTIAFLSLVQEPDKGALSIMPLFLLQMIIGAISGLLFGKLSKWIINKIKLDFEGLYPVLTIALMFITFSATNSLYGNGFLAIYICSVYLGNQNIIHKNTILRMFDGLAWLMQIVLFLTLGLLVFPSQIIPYIGLGLIISLFLILVARPLAVFISLIPFKMKLRRRFYISWVGLRGAVPIVFATYPLLAGIDKANIIFNIVFFVAISSVLIQGTTISLVAKWLKVGLPDNVKKPTPSEEFLEEHPKTILREITLKKDTDAIGKQIVNLDFPKNAIIAMIERDENYLMPNGSTTLEVNDKLIVLTDKLENIKEVYKSLRIQEEDPSSKK, encoded by the coding sequence ATGAATATAACCATTGAAAATATAATACTAATAGGCTCTATCCTATTATTGATCAGTATTATTGTAGGAAAGCCAAGCTACCGCTTCGGAATTCCTACCTTATTGCTCTTCCTTACGATAGGTATGTTAGCGGGTTCAGAAGGCATAGGTGGCATCTATTTTGACAATCCTGAAATCGCACAGTTTATAGGTATTGTATCCCTTAACTTTATACTTTTTTCAGGTGGCTTAGATACCAGGTGGCCTTCGGTAAAACCAGTTTTGAAGGAAGGCATCGCCTTGTCTACAATGGGTGTTTTACTAACAGCTTTAGGTTTGGGCTATTTTGTCCATTTGATTACAGATTTTACCTTATTTGAGAGTCTACTTCTAGGTGCAATCGTTTCATCTACAGATGCTGCTGCTGTTTTTTCCATTCTCAGAGGTAAAAACCTTGCCTTAAAGAAAAACCTACGCCCCACTCTGGAATTAGAAAGTGGAAGTAATGATCCCATGGCCTATGTGCTAACCATTGCTTTTTTATCATTGGTACAAGAACCTGATAAAGGTGCATTGTCTATAATGCCTTTGTTTTTACTACAAATGATAATTGGAGCAATTTCAGGTCTCCTATTTGGCAAACTTAGCAAGTGGATAATCAATAAAATTAAGCTTGATTTTGAGGGGCTTTACCCAGTACTTACCATTGCCCTTATGTTTATCACCTTTTCAGCTACCAACTCCCTTTATGGCAATGGCTTCCTCGCCATTTATATATGCTCGGTCTATCTTGGAAACCAAAACATTATTCATAAAAACACTATTTTAAGAATGTTTGATGGGTTGGCCTGGTTGATGCAAATTGTTTTGTTTTTGACCTTGGGGTTGTTGGTATTCCCATCGCAAATAATTCCGTATATAGGTCTAGGCTTAATTATTTCGCTTTTCTTAATCCTTGTAGCCAGGCCCTTGGCGGTATTCATTTCCCTCATACCTTTTAAAATGAAACTAAGGCGGAGATTTTATATCTCATGGGTTGGTTTGAGAGGTGCTGTCCCCATTGTTTTTGCTACCTACCCTTTATTAGCAGGCATAGACAAGGCCAATATTATCTTTAATATCGTCTTTTTTGTTGCCATCAGTTCCGTATTGATTCAGGGAACAACCATCTCCTTGGTTGCCAAATGGCTTAAAGTGGGTTTGCCAGATAATGTAAAAAAACCTACCCCTAGTGAAGAATTTCTTGAGGAGCATCCTAAAACCATCTTAAGAGAAATTACCCTTAAAAAAGACACTGATGCGATCGGCAAACAAATAGTAAATTTAGATTTCCCGAAAAACGCCATCATTGCGATGATTGAAAGAGATGAGAATTATTTGATGCCCAACGGCTCAACCACTTTGGAGGTGAATGACAAATTGATTGTATTGACTGATAAACTGGAAAACATCAAGGAAGTATACAAATCGCTTAGAATTCAGGAGGAAGACCCAAGCTCTAAAAAATAA
- a CDS encoding sensor histidine kinase: MLNILLKKVTLKTFEKAVISISITFSLLVMIGWFIKIYQILGIPPGDATMKFNTALVFFISGMIMIFQRKKWEKYLTLTKILASSLILIGGLTLVEHLGWVAFSIDNIIVTDIYSTNSPGRMSPATAICSILVGIGFLGNLTPKYFFGKIGLYAFKLTALLSLVAIIAFILSIPLSSKASFFQTMAINTSGLFLIITILQLFKSPNSPIYKIVTGNFEGSKLTRRILPTIVLFPIISSYLLIIGIDKNIITTEFGMVAYAAIFIPISIIYVAYIAIGLNKTDAEKQQLAEELNENNRYYLRRFKEGVDQVSIVSLMDPNRVITYVNDSFRKISQYSRKELIGSSHSILNSGHHSKEFFDDMWETISSGEIWVNEIKNKAKDGSFYWTLTAFIPFKNDKEQITEYMVLSQDITERKEAEALRMSYVKKLEYKNKELEQFAYVASHDLQEPLRTVMSFTDLLAKKRSDSFDELGLRSIKYIQEATLRMSQLIKSLLDYNQIDKGNELSLVDCNELIKGIVNDLGKNIQETNTSIKVDKLPLINGYKTPLRMVFQNLINNAIKFRNKDTKPQITITASQNEYEWLFSVKDNGIGISDEHQEKIFEIFQRLHNKNKYEGSGIGLAHCRKIVDLHGGKIWVESKLNEGSTFNFTIRTKDHEKKSKLYTAD; this comes from the coding sequence ATGTTAAATATTCTCCTTAAAAAAGTTACCCTAAAAACCTTTGAGAAAGCTGTAATTTCAATTTCGATTACATTTAGTCTCTTGGTTATGATTGGTTGGTTTATTAAAATTTACCAGATTTTAGGAATCCCTCCGGGAGATGCAACAATGAAGTTCAACACCGCCTTGGTATTTTTCATATCTGGAATGATCATGATTTTCCAGCGAAAAAAATGGGAAAAATACTTAACCTTAACCAAGATTTTGGCCTCCAGTTTAATTCTAATCGGTGGACTAACTTTAGTAGAGCATCTTGGTTGGGTTGCTTTTTCAATTGACAATATTATTGTAACAGATATTTATTCAACAAACAGCCCTGGCAGGATGTCTCCTGCAACAGCCATTTGTTCAATTTTGGTAGGAATAGGTTTTTTAGGGAACTTGACACCAAAGTATTTTTTTGGAAAAATAGGCTTGTATGCATTTAAATTAACTGCTCTTCTGTCTCTTGTAGCCATAATTGCTTTTATATTATCCATCCCATTATCCAGTAAAGCCTCCTTTTTCCAAACAATGGCCATTAATACCTCTGGCTTATTTTTAATTATTACTATCTTACAATTATTTAAAAGCCCTAATTCTCCAATTTATAAAATAGTCACAGGGAATTTTGAAGGAAGTAAATTAACCCGTAGAATACTGCCAACGATTGTCTTATTCCCTATTATTTCCAGCTACCTTTTAATTATTGGAATCGATAAAAACATTATTACGACAGAATTTGGAATGGTCGCTTATGCGGCGATATTTATTCCTATAAGCATAATTTACGTGGCTTATATTGCCATAGGCTTAAATAAAACGGATGCTGAAAAGCAACAATTGGCTGAGGAGTTGAATGAGAATAACCGCTACTATTTAAGGCGTTTTAAGGAAGGGGTAGATCAAGTTTCAATTGTCTCACTAATGGACCCAAATAGAGTGATTACCTATGTCAACGATTCATTTCGTAAAATTTCCCAATATTCAAGAAAGGAACTTATAGGGAGTTCTCATTCCATTTTAAATTCTGGACACCACAGTAAAGAATTTTTCGATGATATGTGGGAAACAATTAGCTCTGGTGAAATCTGGGTAAATGAAATTAAAAACAAGGCAAAGGATGGTTCTTTTTATTGGACCTTAACGGCATTTATACCCTTTAAGAATGATAAAGAACAAATTACCGAGTACATGGTTTTAAGTCAAGACATAACCGAGAGAAAAGAAGCCGAGGCACTGAGGATGTCTTATGTTAAAAAACTTGAGTATAAAAACAAAGAGCTAGAACAATTTGCTTATGTGGCCAGCCATGACCTTCAAGAGCCATTACGTACAGTAATGAGCTTTACGGATCTTCTGGCAAAGAAACGGTCTGACTCTTTCGATGAATTGGGTTTAAGAAGTATAAAATATATTCAGGAAGCAACGCTAAGAATGAGCCAACTTATCAAGAGTTTATTGGATTACAATCAAATTGACAAAGGCAATGAGCTTAGCCTTGTGGATTGTAATGAATTAATTAAAGGGATAGTAAACGATCTTGGTAAAAATATTCAGGAAACCAATACCTCAATCAAAGTAGATAAATTACCTTTGATTAATGGTTATAAAACACCACTTAGGATGGTTTTTCAGAACCTAATCAACAATGCTATTAAATTTCGAAACAAAGACACGAAACCCCAAATAACAATAACAGCTTCTCAAAACGAATATGAATGGTTGTTTTCCGTTAAGGACAATGGCATAGGCATTTCTGATGAACACCAAGAGAAGATTTTTGAAATATTTCAAAGATTACACAATAAAAACAAGTATGAAGGCTCCGGAATTGGACTGGCCCACTGTAGGAAAATTGTAGATTTACATGGAGGAAAGATTTGGGTTGAATCAAAGCTAAATGAAGGGAGCACATTTAATTTTACCATAAGAACCAAAGATCATGAGAAAAAAAGTAAACTGTATACTGCTGATTGA
- a CDS encoding response regulator: MRKKVNCILLIDDDEPTNFLHKIIIEDSNLAEKVVAVQSGYEALEYLEKKEEGKYPQPDIIFLDINMPAMNGWEFLERYKQLDEGLKGKILVVMLTTSINPNDKKKAMGKGFVNGFLSKPLTAEMLEKIIDDEF, encoded by the coding sequence ATGAGAAAAAAAGTAAACTGTATACTGCTGATTGATGACGATGAACCGACGAACTTCTTGCACAAAATTATTATTGAAGACAGTAATTTGGCAGAGAAAGTAGTGGCTGTTCAAAGCGGATATGAAGCATTAGAGTATTTAGAAAAAAAAGAGGAGGGTAAATACCCTCAGCCTGATATTATTTTTCTTGACATCAATATGCCCGCAATGAATGGTTGGGAGTTTTTGGAAAGATACAAACAGCTTGACGAGGGCTTAAAAGGAAAAATATTGGTTGTAATGTTAACTACATCCATCAACCCGAATGACAAAAAGAAAGCCATGGGAAAAGGATTTGTCAATGGCTTTTTAAGCAAGCCCCTTACAGCTGAAATGCTTGAAAAAATAATTGACGATGAATTTTAA
- a CDS encoding sulfatase family protein produces the protein MRRLLIFFFVLGIFASSCKTPVKKPNIILIMTDDQGWYDVGFNGNTEIKTPFLDDLASKGVVFNRFYSASAVCSPTRASLITGRNPLRMDIPYANSGHMKAEEITISELLQKEGFATGHFGKWHLGTFSKTIPDANRGGKEIYLKDYSIPSKHGYDTFFSTESKVPTYDPMVYPASFKEGESLRYGWRAVEGKNSIINYGTVYWDGENQMDTSNMKGDDSRIIMDRVIPFIDNAINNEQAFFSTIWFHTPHLPVVSDSLDRSLYADMDLPEQLYYGSITAMDRQIGRLWQTLENAGIEEETIIFFCSDNGPEDRTPGSAGDFRGRKRSLYEGGVRVPAFVIWKNNFEGGRKIDFPAFTSDYLPTLLAIMGIEYPDERPLDGTNILDAIEGRIEERAKPMGFICTPNVSWVTNQYKLITDEKLESFELYDLLNDKSEIKNIIDEYPEVAKQLEAELRDWLASVENSKNELDYHK, from the coding sequence ATGCGTAGACTTTTAATATTCTTTTTTGTGTTGGGAATCTTTGCCAGTTCTTGTAAAACCCCTGTAAAAAAACCAAATATTATCTTAATCATGACAGATGATCAAGGCTGGTATGATGTTGGATTTAATGGGAATACAGAGATAAAAACGCCCTTTTTAGATGACCTAGCTTCAAAAGGCGTGGTTTTCAATCGATTCTATTCTGCTTCTGCGGTTTGTTCACCTACTCGGGCCAGTTTGATCACAGGCAGAAACCCACTTAGGATGGATATTCCTTATGCCAATAGTGGACATATGAAGGCGGAGGAAATTACCATTTCAGAACTGTTGCAAAAAGAAGGCTTTGCTACCGGACACTTTGGAAAGTGGCATCTAGGTACCTTCTCCAAAACTATTCCAGATGCCAATAGGGGAGGTAAAGAAATATACCTTAAGGATTATTCCATTCCATCGAAGCATGGTTACGATACATTTTTTAGCACAGAGTCAAAAGTCCCTACTTATGACCCCATGGTATATCCAGCATCATTTAAAGAGGGAGAAAGTCTGAGATATGGCTGGAGGGCTGTAGAAGGAAAGAATTCAATAATAAATTATGGCACGGTTTATTGGGATGGTGAAAATCAAATGGATACTAGCAATATGAAGGGAGATGATTCTCGTATTATAATGGATCGTGTTATTCCATTTATAGATAATGCCATTAATAATGAACAAGCCTTTTTCTCCACCATTTGGTTTCATACTCCTCATTTACCGGTAGTAAGTGATAGCTTAGATAGGAGTTTATATGCTGACATGGATTTGCCTGAGCAATTGTATTACGGATCTATTACAGCGATGGATAGGCAAATTGGTCGATTATGGCAAACGTTGGAGAATGCAGGAATTGAAGAGGAAACAATTATTTTCTTTTGCAGTGACAATGGGCCTGAAGACCGAACTCCGGGAAGCGCTGGGGATTTTCGTGGAAGAAAGAGGAGTTTGTATGAGGGAGGCGTAAGGGTGCCGGCTTTTGTGATCTGGAAGAATAATTTCGAAGGAGGCAGGAAAATTGATTTTCCAGCTTTTACCAGTGATTATTTACCTACTCTACTCGCTATTATGGGAATAGAATATCCTGATGAGCGGCCATTGGATGGTACTAATATATTAGATGCAATCGAAGGAAGGATAGAAGAAAGAGCAAAGCCAATGGGGTTTATTTGTACTCCAAATGTGTCATGGGTAACCAATCAGTATAAACTAATAACTGATGAAAAGCTTGAAAGTTTTGAACTTTATGATTTGCTGAACGATAAATCAGAAATTAAAAATATTATTGATGAGTACCCTGAGGTAGCCAAGCAGTTGGAGGCTGAATTGAGGGATTGGTTGGCTTCTGTTGAGAATAGTAAAAATGAATTGGATTACCATAAGTAA
- a CDS encoding sensor histidine kinase — protein sequence MEKQFEKSKIIHLEKAIISICILSGLVVIIGWYTGINEVLSIIPKSATMKINTAIVFLLSGIILITDKFYSKNSIFLYIILSIAIITIGLMTLAEHIGWLYLPIDNFFIEDNISTSNPGRMSPASAICSTLIGIGFLAEKLTNSIFKKIGFYALIITAVMAMVAIIAYVLLIPIESKAIFFKSMAIHTSVLFLLIAVLNLLKNTNTEFFRLILGNYTGSKLIRKVLPLAIVFPIIFNYFLIFGINKQIISLEFGLVIFSTFFIPISIIYITYISLRLNRSDIKKAEVENSIRQSNRYLKQFKDGLDQASIVAITDKRGVITEVNESFCKISQYTKDELIGNTHSIVNSGYHDKEFFINMWKTIGSGNIWVDEIQNKAKDGSLYWVLTAIVPFKNEKDEITEYMALRQDITERKKAEELKSDYVKKLEYKNKELEQFAYVASHDLQEPLRTVINFTDLLERKQREHFDEIGLTSLHFIQEATVRMSQLVKSLLDYNRIDKNNKISLVDCNQLINEIKKDLSKNILEVKATIIVNQLPKIYGYETPLRLLFQNLISNSIKFRKLEQNPYIEITARSNHDEYLFTVKDNGIGIPEHQQDKIFEIFKRLHSRDEYEGSGIGLSHCRKIVDLHGGRIWVDSKLGSGSTFNFTIKSNEHEKKNQLHIVN from the coding sequence TTGGAAAAACAGTTTGAGAAAAGTAAAATTATTCATCTTGAAAAAGCAATAATTTCTATTTGTATTCTCTCAGGATTAGTGGTGATTATTGGGTGGTATACTGGAATAAATGAGGTATTAAGTATTATTCCTAAGAGTGCAACAATGAAGATCAACACTGCTATTGTGTTCTTATTATCAGGAATTATTTTAATTACAGATAAATTTTATAGTAAAAATTCAATTTTTCTATATATAATTCTATCAATAGCAATTATCACTATTGGCCTAATGACTTTAGCCGAACATATTGGATGGCTTTACCTACCTATTGATAACTTTTTTATAGAAGACAATATATCTACAAGTAATCCGGGAAGAATGTCTCCGGCAAGTGCAATATGTTCAACCCTAATTGGTATTGGTTTCCTAGCAGAAAAGTTGACCAACAGTATTTTTAAAAAAATAGGATTTTACGCCTTAATCATAACAGCAGTAATGGCAATGGTTGCAATAATTGCTTATGTATTATTGATCCCAATTGAAAGTAAGGCAATATTTTTTAAATCCATGGCCATACACACTTCAGTTTTATTTTTATTGATTGCGGTTCTAAATTTATTAAAAAATACAAATACTGAATTTTTTAGACTAATCTTAGGAAACTACACTGGTAGCAAACTTATTCGTAAAGTCCTTCCCCTTGCAATTGTTTTTCCAATTATTTTCAATTATTTTCTAATATTTGGTATTAATAAGCAAATTATCTCTTTGGAATTTGGGCTAGTAATTTTCTCTACTTTTTTTATCCCAATTAGTATCATTTACATCACTTACATTTCTTTAAGACTGAATAGGTCAGACATAAAGAAAGCTGAAGTTGAAAATTCAATTCGACAAAGTAATCGATACCTTAAACAATTTAAGGATGGCCTAGACCAAGCTTCTATAGTTGCAATCACAGACAAGCGGGGAGTAATAACTGAAGTTAATGAATCTTTTTGTAAAATATCTCAATACACAAAAGATGAACTCATAGGCAATACGCATTCAATCGTAAATTCTGGATACCATGATAAAGAGTTTTTCATAAATATGTGGAAGACCATCGGTTCAGGTAATATCTGGGTTGACGAAATACAAAACAAAGCAAAAGATGGATCACTATATTGGGTTTTAACAGCCATCGTTCCTTTTAAAAACGAAAAAGACGAAATTACGGAGTACATGGCCCTAAGGCAGGATATAACTGAGCGAAAAAAAGCAGAAGAATTGAAGTCTGATTATGTGAAAAAATTAGAATATAAAAATAAAGAATTAGAACAATTTGCCTATGTGGCCAGCCATGACCTGCAAGAACCATTAAGAACCGTAATAAATTTTACAGATCTTCTAGAAAGAAAACAAAGAGAACATTTTGATGAAATAGGATTAACAAGTTTACATTTTATCCAAGAGGCTACAGTCCGAATGAGTCAGCTTGTAAAGAGTCTATTGGACTATAATCGAATTGATAAGAATAACAAAATTTCACTTGTAGATTGCAATCAACTAATTAATGAAATAAAAAAGGACCTTAGTAAAAATATACTTGAGGTAAAAGCTACCATTATTGTAAATCAATTACCAAAAATTTACGGTTATGAAACTCCTTTAAGACTGCTCTTTCAAAATTTAATAAGTAACAGCATCAAATTTAGGAAATTAGAACAAAATCCTTACATCGAAATAACTGCAAGATCAAATCATGATGAATATTTATTTACGGTAAAGGACAACGGTATTGGCATTCCTGAACACCAACAAGATAAAATTTTTGAAATCTTCAAAAGGCTTCATAGTAGAGATGAATATGAGGGTTCAGGGATCGGCCTTTCACATTGCCGGAAAATCGTAGACTTACATGGTGGAAGAATATGGGTTGATTCAAAATTAGGTAGTGGTAGCACTTTTAACTTTACAATAAAATCAAATGAACATGAGAAAAAAAATCAATTGCATATTGTTAATTGA
- a CDS encoding response regulator — protein MRKKINCILLIDDDKSTNFLHKIIIEETGVSEKVEAVQSGQEALDYLERKKEGVYPKPDLIFLDINMPGMNGWEFLKEYEKLDDNLKGEIMIMMLTTSINPDDEEKAKKTKFINGFLNKPLTTGVIEKIIDDHFQNKE, from the coding sequence ATGAGAAAAAAAATCAATTGCATATTGTTAATTGACGATGATAAATCAACGAATTTTTTACATAAAATTATCATCGAAGAAACAGGTGTTTCCGAAAAAGTTGAGGCTGTTCAAAGCGGCCAAGAAGCACTAGATTATTTAGAAAGAAAAAAGGAAGGCGTCTACCCAAAGCCTGATCTCATTTTTCTTGACATAAATATGCCTGGAATGAATGGATGGGAATTTTTGAAAGAATATGAAAAGTTAGATGACAATCTTAAGGGAGAGATAATGATAATGATGTTAACTACCTCCATTAATCCAGATGATGAAGAAAAAGCCAAAAAAACCAAATTTATAAACGGATTTCTAAATAAACCTCTTACTACTGGGGTAATAGAAAAAATAATAGACGATCATTTTCAAAATAAGGAGTAA
- a CDS encoding IS3 family transposase: MAQLCELFGKSRQGYYKALNYIYRGAFEEEVVLSLVLKIRKKAKTSRWGLRKINPLIQKDLIGMKIKIGRDKLFDLLRVNGLLVTKRKRKFFTTQSHHWLRKYHNLVENMVVYRPNQLWVSDITYLLLNGQVMYLYLITDAYSQKIVGWNLSLDLKAESALEALKVAFQSQENINHYSLVHHSDRGVQYCSYDYTDLLKKKKVWISMTKPASPHENAIAERVNGILKEEWLEDIAGETNINPKKYIIKIIKIYNDMRPHESLGNLTPNQVHDEGFTRHDTERVIGKKYNWKKKTEPVKARSENSNAIGPNDYSLASCSSAELASALSWYCKLNETS, from the coding sequence TTGGCCCAACTTTGTGAATTGTTTGGCAAGAGCAGGCAGGGCTACTATAAAGCTTTAAATTATATTTACCGCGGGGCATTTGAGGAAGAGGTGGTCTTGAGTCTTGTTTTAAAGATCAGAAAGAAGGCCAAAACATCCAGATGGGGGTTGAGAAAGATAAACCCTCTGATTCAGAAAGACCTAATAGGAATGAAAATCAAGATAGGCAGGGATAAACTGTTTGATTTGCTTCGAGTGAACGGGTTATTAGTAACCAAAAGAAAAAGGAAGTTTTTCACTACCCAAAGCCATCATTGGCTTAGGAAGTACCATAACCTGGTAGAAAACATGGTTGTCTACAGGCCCAACCAGTTATGGGTTTCCGATATTACCTACCTTTTACTAAATGGGCAAGTCATGTATCTGTATCTTATTACGGATGCTTATTCCCAGAAAATAGTGGGCTGGAATCTTTCTCTGGATCTGAAGGCTGAATCAGCACTTGAAGCCCTGAAGGTGGCTTTCCAGTCTCAAGAAAACATTAACCATTATTCCCTTGTCCATCATTCGGACCGTGGGGTACAGTACTGCAGTTATGATTACACCGACCTATTGAAAAAGAAGAAAGTTTGGATCAGTATGACGAAGCCCGCTTCACCACATGAAAATGCCATAGCGGAAAGAGTAAATGGAATCCTAAAGGAAGAGTGGCTGGAGGATATTGCAGGAGAAACAAATATCAACCCGAAAAAATACATCATTAAAATTATCAAAATCTATAATGATATGAGACCACACGAGAGTTTAGGAAATCTAACACCTAACCAAGTACATGACGAAGGTTTTACAAGGCATGATACCGAACGCGTTATTGGAAAGAAATATAATTGGAAAAAGAAGACCGAACCTGTCAAGGCCCGGTCTGAAAATAGCAACGCTATCGGACCAAACGACTATTCCTTGGCAAGTTGCTCCTCAGCAGAGCTTGCCTCCGCTTTATCGTGGTACTGTAAGTTAAATGAAACTTCTTAG
- a CDS encoding protein adenylyltransferase SelO, producing the protein MKLNIKNTFIEKLPADPVLDNSRRQVKSACFSYVRPKQTADPKLIHVSDDMLKNLGLTEADSKSTDFLNVFSGNTVMENTKPYAMCYGGHQFGNWAGQLGDGRAINLFEVEHDHKQWVVQLKGAGATPYSRSADGLAVLRSSIREYLCSEAMHHLGIATTRALSLALTGDEVMRDVLYNGNAEYEKGAVVSRISPSFIRFGSFEIFASRQETETLKTLVDFTINHHFPHLGTPSKTVYIAFFNEVVQKTLSMIVDWQRVGFVHGVMNTDNMSILGLTIDYGPYGWLEGFEEGWTPNTTDLQQKRYRYGNQPNIGLWNLYQLANALYPLIEEVEPLEDALNQYRTEFPKAMAQMMRGKIGLKTNDHSDKAIIQNLETLLQLTETDMTIFFRNLAAFKKDKPDEGLELIKEAFYTPTEVTDNIKQQWQDWFQHYATRLQMETVSDSERKKAMNAINPKYVLRNYMAQLAIDDADKGDYALIDELYQLLKKPYSEQPENEKWFTKRPEWARHKVGCSMLSCSS; encoded by the coding sequence ATGAAACTCAACATAAAAAACACCTTTATAGAAAAATTACCGGCAGACCCTGTTTTGGACAACAGTCGAAGGCAAGTTAAGTCAGCTTGCTTTTCTTATGTAAGGCCAAAACAAACAGCAGATCCAAAACTTATACACGTTTCTGATGATATGCTGAAAAATTTAGGCTTAACAGAAGCAGATAGTAAATCCACAGATTTTTTAAATGTGTTTTCAGGAAATACTGTAATGGAAAACACAAAACCATACGCCATGTGCTATGGTGGCCATCAGTTTGGCAACTGGGCAGGTCAATTGGGTGATGGCAGGGCCATTAACTTATTTGAAGTAGAACATGATCACAAGCAATGGGTTGTTCAGCTTAAAGGAGCAGGTGCTACGCCCTACTCTCGGTCAGCTGATGGATTAGCGGTGTTGCGTTCATCCATTCGGGAGTACCTATGCAGTGAAGCCATGCATCACCTAGGCATAGCAACCACCAGAGCTTTATCCTTAGCATTAACAGGAGACGAGGTAATGCGTGATGTTTTGTACAATGGCAATGCCGAATATGAAAAAGGTGCTGTAGTTAGCCGTATTTCTCCCAGTTTTATTCGCTTTGGTAGTTTTGAAATTTTTGCCTCAAGGCAGGAAACCGAGACATTAAAAACATTAGTAGACTTTACCATAAATCACCATTTCCCTCATTTGGGCACTCCTTCGAAGACCGTTTATATTGCTTTTTTTAATGAAGTCGTACAAAAAACATTAAGTATGATTGTCGATTGGCAGCGTGTAGGCTTTGTACATGGGGTGATGAATACTGATAATATGTCTATTTTGGGTTTGACCATAGATTACGGCCCATATGGTTGGCTGGAGGGTTTTGAAGAAGGTTGGACACCAAACACTACAGATCTTCAGCAAAAGAGATACCGATATGGCAACCAACCCAATATAGGACTATGGAATTTATACCAACTGGCCAATGCCTTGTACCCATTAATTGAAGAGGTAGAACCTTTAGAGGATGCATTGAATCAATACAGAACAGAATTCCCTAAAGCCATGGCACAAATGATGCGTGGCAAAATAGGTTTAAAAACAAATGATCATAGCGACAAAGCTATAATCCAGAATTTGGAGACCCTTCTTCAACTAACGGAAACCGATATGACGATTTTCTTTAGGAATTTGGCAGCCTTTAAAAAAGACAAGCCGGATGAAGGCCTGGAATTGATTAAAGAGGCATTTTACACTCCCACAGAAGTGACCGATAACATTAAGCAACAATGGCAAGATTGGTTTCAACATTATGCTACCCGTTTGCAAATGGAAACAGTCTCGGATTCGGAACGGAAAAAAGCCATGAACGCAATAAACCCCAAATATGTATTGCGCAATTATATGGCTCAACTGGCCATTGACGATGCTGACAAAGGTGATTATGCGCTTATTGATGAGTTGTACCAATTATTGAAAAAACCATACAGCGAGCAACCTGAAAATGAAAAATGGTTTACCAAACGACCTGAGTGGGCAAGGCATAAAGTAGGCTGCTCTATGTTATCCTGTAGCTCTTAA
- a CDS encoding DUF3703 domain-containing protein: protein MKLYTSIPTKLAPYFKEQIKKYSIEYNAGNLENAWMHLEKAHILGQRYPYEHSYVHWKMLQFGFKIKSLKEIFGQIPRLIFGGVKSFVGKVPVGNPGGANVPPLQPFPIEKELQDIFAKAGVEQ from the coding sequence ATGAAACTTTACACTTCGATTCCCACTAAATTAGCACCTTATTTTAAAGAGCAGATTAAGAAGTATAGCATTGAGTACAATGCTGGAAATCTAGAAAATGCATGGATGCATTTGGAAAAAGCCCATATATTGGGACAAAGATACCCTTACGAACACAGTTATGTTCACTGGAAAATGTTGCAGTTTGGTTTTAAGATTAAAAGTTTGAAAGAAATCTTCGGACAAATTCCACGATTGATTTTTGGAGGAGTGAAGTCCTTTGTAGGTAAAGTACCTGTGGGCAATCCCGGAGGAGCAAATGTGCCCCCTTTACAGCCTTTTCCAATTGAAAAAGAATTGCAGGATATTTTTGCAAAAGCAGGGGTGGAACAGTGA